The Natribaculum luteum genome contains the following window.
CGTGCCGAACTCGGCGCTTACGAGCGGCGTCATCAAGAATCCGGTCGAAGCGGACAACCTCCGCCTGAAGTTCGTCTTCGGCATCGGCTACGGTGACGACATCGAGCAGGCGACCGACATCATCGTCGAGGAGGCGCGGAACCACCCGGAGATCCTCGAGGATCCCGCGCCGTCCGTTCGCCTGACCGAACTGGGCGACTCCGACGTCGGCCTCCAGTCTCGCATCTGGATCGCCGACCCCTCGAGAGCCGACTTCGTGCGGATCCGCGGCGAGTACGTCACGGCAGTCAAAGAGCGGTTCGACGAGGCGGGAATCGACATCCCCTACCCCGTCCGGACGCTCGAGGGCGGGCTCTCGCTCGGGAGCGAGACCAGCCAGAGCGTCGTCGAACCGGCAGAATAACGTGGTTCGATCGTTTCGGTTTTCGGATCAGTACGAATAACCTCAAGTCACAACGATAGCTGTGAGTCGTTACCACCGCAACCGCGAACCATCGTGCGGTGGCGTCGGCAACCAGTCACAGCCATCGTTGTGAAAGGAACTGACGGAAGGAGGAATGCTTTGATCGACCGTTTACCGAGCGACGCGACGGCGTGTGGCAGCAAGGCTGCCGTCGCCGTCGCTGAGCGCAGTGTATAAGGTCGTTGTATATGAATGCGGACGCCCGCGATTGCCCGGCGTTCCGACCGGGGGAGTCCCGGTTGCCTCCTCCACCCCGCGACCCGTCGAGCGACAGGTGTCCGGCGGTCCACTGCTCGCTTCCGCGCCTGATGGGCTGTCGCCGATTAGCGCCGATGAGTCGTCCCTGCGGACGGTCACCGGAGCCCGCTGTCCCCGACGGACGAGGCTTCCACGTTGGCTCCCGGGGCCCCGGCCGGTCTGACCGGACGCCCGCGGGATTCGGTCCCCGCTAAAGGCCATACTGCGGGTTGCGAGCAGGGCCTAACTGCCCGACCTAGTCCAGTCTCACCTAGGTTGGGGGCTCTTAAGGGCCTTTCGTCTTCGGAACCACGGCATCGAACTGCTCGAGACCGCCGCGAGCGCCCCTGCTGTGCTCGATCGTCGGATATCCGGCGTGTCACTGGGCTGTGCTGCCGTCGTCCGGGGCGGATCGAACGCGGTGAGCGTACGTCGTGGCCCCGCGATCGAAGCCCCGCGATCGAAACGACTCACAGGTATATATTGCCGGCCAACACGGTTCAGCCATCGATCGCACTCGAGACGCGATCGAGTAGTCACTGACTGTTGTCCGGTCGTATAGTCGAAGGGGCCGCTCCGACACCCAGAATCATGTCCGTCGCCAGTGTATTCGACGCCGATGACGACACACACCGCGCCCGGACGCGACCTCACCGATCGACGAGTGCTGATACTGCTCGTCGTCACCGTCGGTGTCCTCTCGTTGCTGCTGGTGTTACCGTACCTGTCGTACGTCCTCGCTGCGGTCGTCCTCGCGTACGTCCTCGCTCCTCTCCAGCGACGACTCGAGCCCCGCTTCGGCCGAACCGTCGCCGCCGCCGTCGGCCTCGTGGTCGCGACGGTCGCGATTCTGTTTCCGGTCGGCGTCCTCGTCTCCGTCGCGATCGACCAGGCGATCACGCTCGCAGCGGCGATCGGCACCGGTGACCTCGACGTCGAATCGCTCGAGAGCCAGCTAGCAGCGCACGGCCTCGAGATCGACCTCCAGACGCTGTACGGAACGTTCCAGGAGCCGATCGGCGTCGGCGCTCGCGGCCTCGCTGCCGACGCTCTCGGGATCGTCGGCGGGTTTCCGGGGTTCCTGATCGGCGTGACCGTCCTGTTGTTCGTCCTCTACTCGCTCCTTCGGGACGGCGACCGGCTCGTGGCGTGGAGTACGTCCGTCCTTCCGCTGCGCGACGACCTCCAGGACGAACTCGTCACGCGCATCGATCGGTTGATGTGGGCGTCGATCGTCGCGAGCGTGCTCGTCGCGGCCGTCCAGTCGCTTCTCACGACGATCGGGCTAGCGATCGTCGGCATCCCGGGGCTCGCGTTCTTCGGCATTCTGACGTTCGTCCTCGCGTTACTCCCGCTGATCGGCGCGTTCGTCGTCTGGGCACCGATCGCGATCTACCTGGTCGTCGTCGGCCAGCCACTCGCGGGGGCGTTCCTGTTCGCTTACGGAGCCGTCGTCGTGAGCCTCGCCGACAACTTCCTCCGACCGATCACCGTCGGGCGGAGCGTCGACCTCAGCGCGGCCGTCGTCGTCGTCGGCATCTTCGGCGGCGTCGCGTTCTTCGGCGTCATGGGACTCTTTTTTGGCCCGATGATCCTCGGCGCGTTCAAGACCACGTTCGAACTGTACGCGAGAGAACGAGACGAACCGCACCCGCAGGTGCCGGTCGGACTCGTCGGGATCCGACCTGGCGCGATGGAGTCGTCCCAGACACCGGCGGGCGACACTCGAGAAGAGAATCGATCGTAGCATCCCCGGCGGGGATCTACGGGTGGACGAGACTCTCCGAGCGGACGGTCGAACTGGCAATCGGTCGATATAAATAAAAAACGCGACGTGGGACACCAGACTACCGCTAGCCGCGGCTCAACTCTCGACGGGGATGGACTTGCCACGGAGCTCGGTGCCCTCGAGGATCGGGAGGGTCACCTCGAGGACGCCGTTGGTGTAAGTGAATCTTTCGTCAAGAGAGGACGATCGACATCGAGCGCGCGACAGCGACCGAACGCCGGTATCGAGGCCGGAAGGACAACCGGGACTCGCGATCAGAACAGCGAGAGCGCCCGCGCGTACCACACCGAACAGGCGAACGTCGCGAGCGACGAGAGCAGGAGGAGCCAGCGGTGGTACTCGAGCCACAGCGCCTCGCCGAGTCCCGTGACGACCGACTCTGGAACGGCGAGCGCCCAGACGAACACGAGCAACGAGAGGACCGCGCTGAGGACGATGACCAGCCCGGCGACGAAGTCGGGTTCGGTTCGTCGCTCGCGTCCCGCCGCGAAGAGGACGACGGCGACGACCACGAGCAGCGTGAGAAACGGCGGCCCGGCGATCCCGTAGTCGTAGTAGATGGCCAGCCCCGGCGTCTCCGTCTCGGGGAGCAAGACGTACGGTGCGAACGCGACGAGAACGTACGAGAGGGCGGCGACGATACCGACCGTCGGCGGGCGCTGCTCGGGGCGCATACTCGAGGCGTCGAAGCGGTGTCGCTTAAGACCGACGGTCTCGCCGAGTGACAGACGCGTGGCCAGCCGACGACCGGGACGATCGGAACCATCGAATCGCAGCAAAGAAAGGACCAACTAGCTGGAGGCCGACCTGTCACGTATGGGACTCGGCAGCACTGCCAAGAAGATCCAGAGCCTCTCTGACCGCGCCGAACAGATGTACAGGCAGGTACAGGAACTCCAGAAACGGATCGTCGGCCTCGAGGAGGGGGTCGACGAGACCAGCGACCGGGTGACGAAACTCGAACACCAGGTCCGAGAACAGCGCGCGCTGCTCGTCGCCATCGCCGAACAGCAGGGTCTCGACGGCGAGGAGATTCTCGCGGAAGCGGCGATCGAGGAGGCGGAAGCGTCCGACGCAGACGCGCCCGACGTCGAGACCGCCGACGCCGAGACGAACAAGGGCGACGCGAGCAAGGAGACAACAGACGCGACGGTCGAGACCGGCGAATAACGCGGCTCGCATCGAGCGTGATCGCTCGCACGACAAGAGCTAACAACTGGTACGACATTTTCCCGAACGATGACCTCCTACGACCGACCACTGGAGTCGGTACTCGAGACGATCGGGCAGACGCCGCTGGTTTGCGTCCACGACGCCCCCGGGGTCGTCCCCGTCTACGCGAAACTCGAGTCGTTCAACCCCGGTGCGAGCGTCAAAGACCGGATCGGCCGGTACATGCTCGAACGAATGCTAGAACGCGGCGATCTTTCCCCCGGCGGGACGGTGATCGAGCCGACGGCGGGCAACACCGGCATCGGGCTGGCGATCGCAGCGGGCCAGCTCGAGTTGAACGCGATCTTCGTCGTCCCCGAACGGTTCAGCGTCGAGAAACAGCAGCTGATGGCCGCTCTCGGGGCCGAGATCGTCAACACGCCCACCGACGACGGGATGGGCGGCGCGATCGACCGCGCCCACCAGCTCGCCGACGAACTCGACGACGCCGTCGTCCCCCAGCAGTTTTCCAACCCGTTGAACACCGAGGCACACTACGAGACGACCGCTCCGGAGATCTACGAGGCACTCGACGGCGAGGTCGGCGCGGTCGTCGCCGGCTGTGGCACCGCCGGGACGCTCATGGGGATCGCGCGGTACGCACTCGAGCGCGATGCCGAGACGTACGTCGCCGCCGTCGAACCCGAGGGGTCGCTGTACGGCGAGTTCCTCGGCGAAGGGCGCGAGGAAGGCGCGTACAAGATCGAGGGGATCGGCACCCACGACACCGCCACGAACGAACTGTTCGAACCCGACCTCGTCGACGAGATCTACGCCGTTTCCGACCGGGCGGCACACGAGGAGCTCCGTCGTCTCGCCAGCGAGGAAGGGCACCTGGTCGCCTCGAGTGCGGCCGCAGCGAGCGTCGCCGCAAAACGCGTCGCCGAGGAAATCGCCGCCGGTGCGATCGACGCTCCCCACGATTCCGTCGTGACGGTGTTTCCGGACTCGAGCGAGCGGTACCTCTCGAAGGGAATCTACCGCTCGTTCGAGAAGTGGGAGAGCTAACCGTACAGCCGACGGTGATCGACTTTCAGACACCGATCTTCGACGACGGTCAGCCCCGCCGATTCCGCCCGCCGGGTCGCCTCCGGGTCGCGGATGCCGAGTTGTGTCCAGATCACGCGCACGTCGTCGCGGTCGATGGCCTGCTCGACGACGCCCGAAACCTCGTCGCTCGGGCGAAACACGCAGACGACGTCGATCTCCTCGTCGACGTCGGCGAGCGAGTCGTACGCTCGTCGGCCCAGGATCTCCCCGGCGTACGGGTTGACCGGGATCACCTCGTAGCCGTGTTCGTCGAGGTACTTTGGAACGTCGTGGGCGGCTTTGCCCGGCGATCGCGAACAGCCGACGACCGCGACGGCCTGGAACCCGAGAATTTCCCGGAGGACGGCGTCGTTCTCGACTGGCATGGCCGATCGAACGATCTGCGTACGTAAACCTCCCGTGGTCGACACGTCGGTTCCGCCGGCGGGCCGGCCGCCCGGTTCGCACCTCGCTACGAGATGCCCGCCGTGTGGAGTACCGGCTCTTCGTTCTCTCCCTCTTCGACCTCGACGACGGCGTCGAACAGCTGTTTGAGCGTATTCATCGTCTGCTCGTCGTGGGCGGTCGAGTCGATGACGTAGATCCCCATCGCGTCGGCGCTCTGGACGCGACCGGTGAAGACGTGGAGGAATCGAAAAACCGTCTGGAGGTCCGAATACATCAGCAGCGTCGAAATCGAGTGTAACAGAATCCGGTTTCGGTCGATGCCACGACCCTCGTAAAACTCCTGGAGAAACTCCGAGAGCTTGATTCCGATGCCGGTCATGTCGACCGGCGACGAGACGTACTTGACCCGCGGATCGTCCTCGATCGCTCCGACACCACGTTGTTTCGTCACACAGTCGACGACCCCCACGTCGACGTCCTCGAGGGTCTCCTCACCATCGAGAAAGCTCTCGAACCCCGACAGCACCGTCTCTGCATCGTCTTTCGTCGTGACGATGAGCGCCCCATCACCCCGGTTGACCCCGCCTGCGAGGACGTCGAGCGCAATTCGGCGCTTCCCGGTCAGCGGCGCGCCAGCGACGAGAACGTTCGTCCCGGGATCGATTTCGGCGTCCGACAGGACGGTTGCGAAGTCATACATACCAGTTACTCACATCCATGGACAGCCACCTTGCGACTGCTCCTGGCACCGACTCGTTCGTATCTGCTATAAAATTCGGCAACCAAGGTATAATCCTTGTGATCGGTCAGGCAGGGAGTACCGTCACGTCGACCGCGATGCGACCGACGACGAACGCGAGCGCAGCAAGGAACATGCCGTACTTGAGATGTTCCTGTCCCGCAGTCGGATCGTCGAAGCTCTCGACTGCAGCGTAGAGCATGAGTCCGACGGCTGGCACGACGACGACCAGGTAGGCGACGCCGAAGTACTCGAGGACGTACGGTAGGGGAGTCGCGAGGATGGCAACGACTAACAGCGCCGTGCCGACGAGCAAGGCCCGTCGCTCGCCGATCGCGATCGGAAGGGTGTTCAGCCCTTCCTCCCGATCGCCCTCGACGTCCTCGACGTCTTTAACGATCTCGCGCGTGACCGTCGACAGCGCGGCCAGTAAGAACAGGACGACCGCCGCCTCGACGTTCCCGACCGCCGCGGCACCGAACAGGAACGTACTCCCGCCGAGGTAGGCGACGACGACGTTGCCGACGCCGGGCAACCCCTTGAAAAACTCCGTGTATGCGACGAGCGCGATCAGGTTCACCACCGCGATGGCGACCGCCAAAAGCGGCAACGCAAGCGCCAGCACGACGGCACCCACGAAGAGAACGAGACTGAACACGAGTGCCCCCCGTGGGCTGACCGCCCCGCGAGGGATCGCTCGTTCCGGCCGGTTGATACGATCGATATCTCGGTCGAAGTAATCGTTGATCGCGTTTCCAGCACCGGTCGCCAGAACAGTCGCTCCCACTGCGGCGAGCGACTCGTACGGGTACGTTGCGATCCCGCCGGCAACGTACGCGCCGATGAACGTCAACACTCCCGCTGCGATCGCGTTTATCGGCCGCGTCAACTCGAACAACCCGCGTATCGTCTCCGCCGCAGTCATTGCCGGAAGTGTAAAGCGGCGGGCTATAAACAGTACGATACGTCCGCCCGCGTGAGTATGGTTCTCGCCTTACCGCCACTCCTCGAGATTACAGAGTCCGTCACGCTCGACGGAGATCCACTGCGTCATCCGCTCGTCGCTCGTCGCGTCGACCGGAACGACCGTCCACCACTCCTCGTCGTCGGTGAGCAACTCGAGCGATTCGGCAGTCGACGACTCGTCTGGCCGTCCGACGGGTGCATCGTGCACGGTCATGGCTTCTCTCGATGGTTTGTCCCGTAAAATAATACCCCGCGTGCCGATTTTCAGTCCCCGGGAATCGACGATACCGACGGGTGGCCCGCGTCCGCGGCAGTGCCCTCCCTGGTTCTGTGCCTGCGTTATCGTTCAAATGTGCGCGAATCGCATGACACTGGCGACCACCGTAACGAAACGTGACGAAATCAAATCGGCCGAAAGAGGATTCCTTTATAAGCGCCATATCGCCGTCCGCCAAGTGCGGCCCGTCACACAGAATGATGGGCGCTGCAGGATTTGAACCCGCGACAACTTGGTCCGAAGCCAAGCACTCTGTCCAGACTGAGCTAAGCGCCCTGCAGTGCTTACTCTGGTGAGGAGTATTTTAAACTCATTGGTTTCCACCGCCAGTGTCCCCCGCTCTCGAGTCGCGCACTGCCAGTGGTTTGCCCGAGTCGATACACTCGGCTCACTCCGTCAGCGGGACTGACGTACCGATTCCCTCCGTGTGGGCCAGATCGTAGACCGTCGTCGCCGCCGCGAGGTCGAGGACGGCGCTCCCAACGCTCTCGAGGAGGACGTACCCGTCCTCGAGCGGTGCCGCCGCGTCGTCGGCAAGCGCGTCGCCGAGCGGGTCGAAGTCCGCCGCGGCGTACGACGTCGCTGCGACGTCGCCGGTGGCTGCAGCCTCGTCGGGAACGTCCGCAACGAGTCGCGTCGCTCGGTCGACGACGGCGGGTTCGAGTTCTTGCATTGCTTCGGTGTACGCGCCGACGGCGACGACGAGTTCGGCGTCCGAGAGCGCCGACGCGGGGAAAACGGGGTCGGTGCTCGTCGTGGCCGTGACGACCACCGTCGCACCGTCGACCGCGTCGGCGGCAGTTTCGGCTGCTGTCGCCGGGATACCCTCATCACGAAGCTCGCTTGCACACTCGCGTTTCGACTCGCTGGGCGAGTAGATGCAGACCTCCTCGAGCGTGGACGTCGCCGCGATTGCGCGCGTCTGCCAGCGTGCCTGTGCGCCGGCACCGATGACGGCCAACCGGACTGGATCCGACGCGAACGTCCTGGCGGCGAGACCACCGATACACCCGGTTCGACCGTTGGTAATTCGCGTACCGGCCATGAACGCCACCGGGCGGCCGGTCGTCGCGTCGGTCAGGACGATCTGTGCCTGGACCGTCGGGAGATCCCGCGACTCGTTCCCTTCGTGGACGCTCACCAGTTTGGTCGCGTAAAACCGCTCGCCGTGGATGTACGCGGGCATCGTCAGCCCCGTCCCGAGCGGATCGTCGGACTCGAGTCCAGCGCCGACGGAGAAGTGGGGTCGATCGGGTCGTTCGACCTCTCCTGCCGCCTGTTTGATCAACGCGTTCTCGACCGGGGCGAGGAGCATCTCGACGTCGAGCACCGCCGCGACGTCGGCCTCGCCGAGAATCGTTACCATGTGGTGGTAGACAGGGTACGACACCAAGTCTTTTCGGCTCTGACGACGCTTTCAGCTACGATCTGAGAGCGAGGCGGACGGAATTCGATGTGTTCACGCCAGGATCAATTCAACGCGAACGACAGCACTCGCCTCGATTTGCTGGTCGAACTCCGCGAGAAACACGATGTGAAAGACGCTGAAACGCTGTGTTTCCTGTCGGTTCAACACCGGAGTTCAACGAGTACGGTCATACCAACGGGAATCTTTCGGTAGAGCCGCTGTTACCGATTCTCTCGCTGCTCCACCTTGTTCAGGTCTGTAATTCACGTTACATCGTTTCGTGTATTTTGCCTGTTTTCGGCTACGTTAGCTCATCTTTCCGCCGAGCGAGCGGGCTTCGCACCAGCCTTTTTGAGTGTGCATGTAGTACTGTGTACTACGATGGCGACGAAAACGATTTCACTCGACGAGGAAGCCTACGAACGGCTGAAAGCCCGAAAAAAAGAGGGAGAAAGCTTTAGTGAAACTGTCAAGCGCCTTGCGGGAGAACGGTCGTGGAACGAGGTCGCAGGGATTCTCTCCAAGGACGAGGCGGCGGCCCTCGAGGCCGCTATCGAGGAGGGACGAACGACGTCTAGAGAACGGAGTGACCGCCTCACAGCAGCGTTAGACGAAGTCGGAGACGACGAGACCTCGGAATGATTCAGGACACCTCATTTATTATCGACTTGTTACGTGGCGATGAAAATGCAAAACGACTGCTCGATATCGTCGAAAAAGAAGCACGACCACAAAAAGTGTCCTCCGTGACGGTTTTAGAACTCTACGAGGGCGTTGCTCGATCTCAAACGCCGGAGGCGAAGCGAGAGCGAATTCTCGAAATACTGGAAACAAAGCACGTCGTGAGTGCCGACCACACTGTGATGCGAAAAGCCGGAAAACTCTCTGGTGAGCTGATCAACGACGGCGAACGGATCGATCGAGAAGATTGTATGATTGCTGCGACTGCGGTTCTCAACGACGAACCAGTTATCACGAGAAACACCAAACAATTCGAACGAATCGGCGGCCTCGAAGTACGGTCGTACTAGGGTTATAATTGAGTGATGTGTTACCTATTTTCGCGCTACTCAACTTTGTTCAGGTGGATGAAATCCATGGTACGAGTCACGGAAAATATCTGACGTGGGTAATAGTGGGCAACACTTATCCAGCAGTAGGTCCAGGTCGGTAACATGACGAAAGTAGATGCTCGGGACCTACGAACTAACGAGACCGATGACCGAGGTCGAATCTATCTCGGAACGGAGTACGCAAACAAGCGTGTGACCGTCGCCGTCGTCGAGGTAGAATCTGGCTATCCCGACGAAGATGAACTGGCTGCTGCGTACCGCGAGGCATCTGAAAGTGCGGAAGAGTTTGCAGAAGAGTGGGACGAAGCATCGGACGAGGCGTGGGACGGGCTGGATAAATGAGCGAGGACGTGGAAATTCGTCGCGGCGACGTTGTTATCGTTCGGCTTGATCCTGCGGAAGGGCGCGAGATGGAGAAAACTCGCCCTGCGGTAGTCGTCCAGAACGACGTTGGGAATAAAAATGCTAGTACGACTATCGTCGCACCTGCGACGGGGACATATCGGGGCTATCCATTTGAGGTTCTCGTCGAAGCAGCAGAGTCGCCGTTCGAGAAAGATTCCTCAATCCGTCTCGACCAAATTCGTGTCGTCTCCATCGAAAAGCGAATTCACTCGGCACTTGGAAGCCTCGACACAGAGACGATGGAGGCGGTGGACGAAGCGTTAACACTGAGCCTCGGACTGGACTGACGTGTCTGCTGTGATCAGTATAGAGGGAGGACCGAACGATTCACATCAAGGACAGGTAATGTGATTGTATGTCCGACCGTACCGACCGACTCCTTGCTGTTCTGGTCATCCTGACGGCCTTGTTGGTAGTTGCTCAAACGACTGTTGTCCCACGAAACCGACTGCTGAGTACGATGGGGATTTTCTCTGGAAGCTTGGCGGTCGTCTACGGATTAATGGAGTTACTGATGACGTTCTACTCAACTTCCTGACGCGACACGTTCGCACGTGTAGTGTCCGCTGGTTCTGGTGATCGGCCTACTGCTCAAACCGTTCAACACGAACCAACTGAACAGCAACCGGAAGATTTCTAATCGCTCATTGGACGTTACACGCGCTTAGAAACCCGCTTAGCACTATCTAGTGTTCCTTTGCTCGACCTTGTTCAGTTCGATGAGCAGCCGGAAGATCGCTTTCACGAGGTTCGAGTCGACGTCGAAGTGTTCGGCGTTCTCGCCCGCTCGTTCCATCACCCGCTCTTCCTGTTTCTCGTCCGTCGTCGGAAGCCCTCGAGCCTCTTTGACCTGTGCGATCGAATCCGCGACGTACGTCCGACGCGCGATGAGTTCGACGATGTCGCGATCGATCCCCTGAATCTCCTCGCGCAGGTCTTCGAGGTCCATCTCCTCTGGATCCCATTCTGCCGATTCCGCGTCCGTATCCGTAGATTCTCGAGTCATGTCGTACGTGTTCCGTCCGTTCGCGTTCGAAGTAATCGCGTCGTTCCCGCTCTGTCGTCCCACCGTTCCCGGACCGTCTCGAGTGCCTCGCGTTCGCCGATGGCCACGTAACTCGGCCCCGTTCCCGACAGCGAGACGCCGTCAGCGAGTGGAAGCGCGTCGATCATCGGCCCCGTCGGGAACTCGAGGGCGGCCGAGAAGGCGAGGCCGTTGACCGTCATCGCCTCGCCGTAGCGCCCGTCGAGGGCGAGTTCGGCGACGAGTTCTGCCATCGGGGCGATCCGCTCGCAGGCGTCGACGTCGGTGTCGGCGCTGTAAGCTCGCTCCGGTGGCATGTACACCAGTGCGTGCCAGTCGACGGGCTCTCGGGCGAGCAGTTCGTCCGTCGTGTTGTCGGTCACCGTGACGCCGCCGAGCATGCTCGCGCTCGCGTCGTCGAACGCGCCCGTCACGGTCACGCCCGCATCGCGAGCCGCCTGTACGCCGAGAAGGCAGGCGTCGATACGATCGACGGCGTCGGCGATCTCGAGGGCGTCGAGGGTGGCGAGCACCGTCGCGTTGGCGGCGGCACT
Protein-coding sequences here:
- a CDS encoding type II toxin-antitoxin system PemK/MazF family toxin; translated protein: MSEDVEIRRGDVVIVRLDPAEGREMEKTRPAVVVQNDVGNKNASTTIVAPATGTYRGYPFEVLVEAAESPFEKDSSIRLDQIRVVSIEKRIHSALGSLDTETMEAVDEALTLSLGLD
- a CDS encoding PLP-dependent cysteine synthase family protein produces the protein MTSYDRPLESVLETIGQTPLVCVHDAPGVVPVYAKLESFNPGASVKDRIGRYMLERMLERGDLSPGGTVIEPTAGNTGIGLAIAAGQLELNAIFVVPERFSVEKQQLMAALGAEIVNTPTDDGMGGAIDRAHQLADELDDAVVPQQFSNPLNTEAHYETTAPEIYEALDGEVGAVVAGCGTAGTLMGIARYALERDAETYVAAVEPEGSLYGEFLGEGREEGAYKIEGIGTHDTATNELFEPDLVDEIYAVSDRAAHEELRRLASEEGHLVASSAAAASVAAKRVAEEIAAGAIDAPHDSVVTVFPDSSERYLSKGIYRSFEKWES
- a CDS encoding chorismate mutase, whose protein sequence is MTRESTDTDAESAEWDPEEMDLEDLREEIQGIDRDIVELIARRTYVADSIAQVKEARGLPTTDEKQEERVMERAGENAEHFDVDSNLVKAIFRLLIELNKVEQRNTR
- a CDS encoding ornithine cyclodeaminase family protein; this encodes MVTILGEADVAAVLDVEMLLAPVENALIKQAAGEVERPDRPHFSVGAGLESDDPLGTGLTMPAYIHGERFYATKLVSVHEGNESRDLPTVQAQIVLTDATTGRPVAFMAGTRITNGRTGCIGGLAARTFASDPVRLAVIGAGAQARWQTRAIAATSTLEEVCIYSPSESKRECASELRDEGIPATAAETAADAVDGATVVVTATTSTDPVFPASALSDAELVVAVGAYTEAMQELEPAVVDRATRLVADVPDEAAATGDVAATSYAAADFDPLGDALADDAAAPLEDGYVLLESVGSAVLDLAAATTVYDLAHTEGIGTSVPLTE
- a CDS encoding shikimate kinase codes for the protein MDGRAVAPAAGTVLNALATGTGSAFAIDLETTATVSLTSDGDVSGEIADDPDADTSLIERCVELTVARYADRAGLEAGDVGAHVRTETEVPMASGLKSSSAAANATVLATLDALEIADAVDRIDACLLGVQAARDAGVTVTGAFDDASASMLGGVTVTDNTTDELLAREPVDWHALVYMPPERAYSADTDVDACERIAPMAELVAELALDGRYGEAMTVNGLAFSAALEFPTGPMIDALPLADGVSLSGTGPSYVAIGEREALETVRERWDDRAGTTRLLRTRTDGTRTT
- a CDS encoding geranylgeranylglycerol-phosphate geranylgeranyltransferase, which produces MTAAETIRGLFELTRPINAIAAGVLTFIGAYVAGGIATYPYESLAAVGATVLATGAGNAINDYFDRDIDRINRPERAIPRGAVSPRGALVFSLVLFVGAVVLALALPLLAVAIAVVNLIALVAYTEFFKGLPGVGNVVVAYLGGSTFLFGAAAVGNVEAAVVLFLLAALSTVTREIVKDVEDVEGDREEGLNTLPIAIGERRALLVGTALLVVAILATPLPYVLEYFGVAYLVVVVPAVGLMLYAAVESFDDPTAGQEHLKYGMFLAALAFVVGRIAVDVTVLPA
- a CDS encoding AI-2E family transporter is translated as MTTHTAPGRDLTDRRVLILLVVTVGVLSLLLVLPYLSYVLAAVVLAYVLAPLQRRLEPRFGRTVAAAVGLVVATVAILFPVGVLVSVAIDQAITLAAAIGTGDLDVESLESQLAAHGLEIDLQTLYGTFQEPIGVGARGLAADALGIVGGFPGFLIGVTVLLFVLYSLLRDGDRLVAWSTSVLPLRDDLQDELVTRIDRLMWASIVASVLVAAVQSLLTTIGLAIVGIPGLAFFGILTFVLALLPLIGAFVVWAPIAIYLVVVGQPLAGAFLFAYGAVVVSLADNFLRPITVGRSVDLSAAVVVVGIFGGVAFFGVMGLFFGPMILGAFKTTFELYARERDEPHPQVPVGLVGIRPGAMESSQTPAGDTREENRS
- a CDS encoding type II toxin-antitoxin system VapC family toxin, with amino-acid sequence MIQDTSFIIDLLRGDENAKRLLDIVEKEARPQKVSSVTVLELYEGVARSQTPEAKRERILEILETKHVVSADHTVMRKAGKLSGELINDGERIDREDCMIAATAVLNDEPVITRNTKQFERIGGLEVRSY
- a CDS encoding DUF7548 family protein — encoded protein: MRPEQRPPTVGIVAALSYVLVAFAPYVLLPETETPGLAIYYDYGIAGPPFLTLLVVVAVVLFAAGRERRTEPDFVAGLVIVLSAVLSLLVFVWALAVPESVVTGLGEALWLEYHRWLLLLSSLATFACSVWYARALSLF
- a CDS encoding CoA-binding protein, giving the protein MPVENDAVLREILGFQAVAVVGCSRSPGKAAHDVPKYLDEHGYEVIPVNPYAGEILGRRAYDSLADVDEEIDVVCVFRPSDEVSGVVEQAIDRDDVRVIWTQLGIRDPEATRRAESAGLTVVEDRCLKVDHRRLYG
- a CDS encoding antitoxin VapB family protein gives rise to the protein MATKTISLDEEAYERLKARKKEGESFSETVKRLAGERSWNEVAGILSKDEAAALEAAIEEGRTTSRERSDRLTAALDEVGDDETSE
- a CDS encoding DUF5798 family protein, with amino-acid sequence MGLGSTAKKIQSLSDRAEQMYRQVQELQKRIVGLEEGVDETSDRVTKLEHQVREQRALLVAIAEQQGLDGEEILAEAAIEEAEASDADAPDVETADAETNKGDASKETTDATVETGE
- a CDS encoding RAD55 family ATPase; the protein is MYDFATVLSDAEIDPGTNVLVAGAPLTGKRRIALDVLAGGVNRGDGALIVTTKDDAETVLSGFESFLDGEETLEDVDVGVVDCVTKQRGVGAIEDDPRVKYVSSPVDMTGIGIKLSEFLQEFYEGRGIDRNRILLHSISTLLMYSDLQTVFRFLHVFTGRVQSADAMGIYVIDSTAHDEQTMNTLKQLFDAVVEVEEGENEEPVLHTAGIS
- a CDS encoding DUF7511 domain-containing protein; this translates as MTVHDAPVGRPDESSTAESLELLTDDEEWWTVVPVDATSDERMTQWISVERDGLCNLEEWR